Proteins encoded in a region of the Brevundimonas vesicularis genome:
- the mmsB gene encoding 3-hydroxyisobutyrate dehydrogenase — MTKIAFIGLGNMGGGMAANQAKAGHAVAAFDLSAQALERAVTAGCVAAGSVADAVKNAEVVITMLPAGPHVLKVYSEQIIGAAPSTALLLDCSTIDVETARKVAGLAKSAGYAFADAPVSGGTAAADAGTLAFMVGCDEGDFDRVEAALEPMSRITIRAGDHGAGQAAKICNNMLLGISMLGTCEAIALAEKLGLDPERFFEIASKSSGQCWSVTSYYPWPGPVPTAPSNRDYQGGFATAMMLKDLKLAQDAAAKSGASTPLGAQAEALYALFDGIGHGGRDFSAMLQMLRGKLDELNPA, encoded by the coding sequence ATGACCAAGATCGCCTTCATCGGCCTGGGCAATATGGGCGGCGGCATGGCCGCGAACCAGGCCAAGGCAGGCCATGCGGTCGCCGCCTTCGATCTGTCGGCGCAGGCGCTGGAACGGGCGGTGACGGCCGGTTGCGTCGCGGCTGGATCGGTCGCCGATGCGGTCAAGAACGCCGAGGTGGTCATCACCATGCTGCCGGCCGGGCCGCACGTGCTGAAGGTCTATTCCGAACAGATCATCGGCGCGGCGCCGTCGACCGCCCTGCTGCTCGACTGTTCGACCATCGACGTCGAGACGGCGCGCAAGGTCGCCGGTCTTGCCAAATCGGCCGGCTACGCCTTTGCCGACGCGCCCGTGTCAGGCGGCACCGCGGCGGCGGATGCGGGCACGCTGGCCTTCATGGTCGGTTGCGACGAGGGCGACTTCGACCGCGTCGAGGCGGCGCTGGAGCCGATGAGCCGCATCACCATCCGCGCGGGCGATCATGGGGCGGGGCAGGCGGCCAAGATCTGCAACAACATGCTGCTCGGCATCTCCATGCTGGGCACCTGCGAGGCCATCGCCCTGGCTGAGAAGCTGGGCCTGGATCCCGAACGATTCTTCGAGATCGCGTCCAAGTCGTCGGGCCAATGCTGGAGCGTGACCAGCTACTATCCCTGGCCTGGCCCGGTGCCCACCGCGCCGTCCAACCGCGACTATCAGGGCGGGTTCGCCACGGCCATGATGTTGAAGGACCTGAAGCTGGCCCAGGACGCGGCGGCGAAATCCGGTGCCTCGACGCCGTTGGGCGCACAGGCCGAGGCGCTTTACGCCCTGTTCGACGGGATCGGGCACGGCGGCCGCGATTTCTCCGCCATGCTGCAGATGCTGCGCGGCAAGCTGGATGAGCTTAACCCGGCATAG
- a CDS encoding enoyl-CoA hydratase/isomerase family protein yields MSDAEVITRIENGIGRITLNRPKAIHALNRAMCETMTEALLAWSGDATVQSVLIDHAGERGFCAGGDIRMIAESGAGDASEAKAFFLAEYRLNHLMFDYPKPIIAIVDGIVMGGGVGISEPADIRVATERTTYAMPETGIGLFPDVGGGWFLPRLPGQTGVWLALTGARLKAADTVALGIHTHFVATSDLIDLIESIGYHPHDPKAEADAWASDPGPSSLMQHRELIDRLFAFDTVEEIFQALEADGTDWALKQLETLKTKSPQSLKVSLRQIRTGATLNSFADNMAMEYALGGRVVRTQDFQEGVRAVIVDKDNAPKWSPADLSGVTDETLDALFAPLPDNEKWTPLA; encoded by the coding sequence GTGAGCGACGCCGAAGTCATCACCCGCATCGAAAATGGCATCGGTCGCATCACGCTCAACCGGCCAAAGGCGATCCATGCGCTGAACCGGGCGATGTGCGAGACGATGACGGAGGCGCTGCTGGCCTGGAGCGGCGACGCAACCGTCCAATCTGTGCTGATCGACCACGCCGGCGAGCGGGGTTTTTGCGCGGGCGGCGACATTCGCATGATCGCCGAAAGCGGTGCTGGCGATGCGTCGGAGGCCAAGGCCTTCTTCCTGGCCGAGTACCGGTTGAACCACCTGATGTTCGACTATCCCAAGCCGATCATCGCCATTGTGGACGGCATCGTCATGGGCGGCGGTGTAGGCATTTCCGAGCCGGCCGACATTCGTGTGGCGACCGAGCGCACCACCTACGCCATGCCCGAGACCGGAATCGGCTTGTTCCCCGACGTTGGCGGCGGCTGGTTCCTGCCGCGACTGCCGGGACAGACCGGCGTCTGGCTGGCGCTGACAGGCGCGCGGCTGAAGGCGGCCGATACAGTGGCCCTGGGCATCCATACACATTTTGTAGCGACCAGCGATCTGATCGATTTGATTGAATCGATTGGCTACCATCCTCATGATCCAAAGGCGGAGGCCGATGCTTGGGCTAGCGATCCCGGCCCGTCGTCGCTGATGCAGCACCGCGAGCTCATCGACCGGCTGTTCGCCTTCGACACGGTTGAGGAGATTTTCCAGGCGCTTGAGGCGGACGGCACGGACTGGGCGCTGAAGCAGCTGGAAACCCTGAAGACCAAATCGCCACAGTCGCTGAAAGTCTCGCTGCGTCAGATCCGCACGGGCGCAACGCTGAACAGCTTCGCCGACAATATGGCGATGGAATACGCCTTGGGCGGCCGCGTGGTGCGCACCCAAGATTTCCAGGAAGGCGTGCGGGCCGTGATCGTGGACAAGGACAATGCGCCGAAATGGTCCCCGGCGGACCTGTCGGGCGTTACCGACGAGACGCTGGATGCGTTGTTCGCGCCGCTGCCGGATAATGAAAAATGGACGCCGCTGGCCTGA